The Thioalkalivibrio nitratireducens DSM 14787 DNA segment CGTGGTGCTGGGTTTCGTGGCCGGGCTGTACCGGGCCTGGACCTACGGACTGGTGCTCGCGATGCATGCAGTCTCGACGTTCTCCTCCTGGCAGCAGTACCTGGCGGCGTTCGACAACCTGCTCTTTTTCGCCGCCTGGCCCATGCTGGCGGCCTGCGTGGCGCTATTCCTGCTGCGGGATTCGGACACGATGCTGAGCCTCGACACCCTTCGGCATCGTTCCTGATGCATCGGGTAGGAGGAGATCGTTCGAAGTGCCCAACAACACACGAGAGGCGATTGCCATGAACCAAGCGGACGTGCTGATTCATATCGACGAAGACTTAAACAGTGACCGCATCCACGAGATGGAGCGGGCGCTTTCGCTGCATGAAGGCGTGATCAGTGTCTGCATGCACGAACGCCGCCGCCACCTGTTGGTGGTGGACTACGAACCTGGCCGGGTGCGTCCCGTGGATCTTCTGTCCCGGGTGCGCGCCGACGGGCTCCATGCCGCGCTGATCGGGCTTTGACGGTCTGGTCCATGCTCCAGGGCGGAAGTGTCGGGCGCCCGCGAAGCCGGGGCAGGGTTCTGGCACCGCTGGCACGCCTGCCGTCACCGTGAGTACGCGAACGATGCATCACTCCGGATCTCGAACCTGCCCAACACCGGGCAGGCGGTGACAGCAGGCGGCGCGGAACACCGCGCCAGCCGAGTGTCAGCCCCCCGCGACTTCGCGCAAGAGATTCTGGATGTCCGTTTCGGAGTGCCCCGCGGTTATCAGTGTCACGATCGCGCCCGTCGCGCCATCGACGAGCGCCATGTAGCCAGTCCTTCCGCCGTTTCTCTCATAGAGTTCGCCCAGATCGAGCGTCTGCGCCAGCATGCTCGACTGGTGGGTGGTCCCCTCGTCGGTGAAATCGAAGCGCAGGAACAAAATGTCGCTCTGGTTAAACTCTGCCCGCACCGCCTGAAGCTTCGGATCCAGAATCTTGCAGCTTTGACACCAGTCCGCATACATCAGCACGGCCAGGACTTTCGGTGCCGGACTACCCGCCGCCTGGAGCCCGGCGCTGAGCAGTAGTGCCAGCACTGCGGCGAGAAAAACGGGAGCACGGGGCATCCAGGTAGGTGATTGCCTCATCGCCATTTCCTCCTCTGCGGGGATTCGGATTCAGGATATGAAACCGCGGGCACAAAGGTGATACGCGGCATTGCGTAAACGCGTGTGTGTTGTTCCCGCAGCTTCGGAACCGGCGGCAGTCGGCCTCAATCCTGATGCATCCTCCGGTTCTCCAACCGGGCTGTCGGTTCCCAAGCCGTCTATCATCGCTGAAAGCGGTGGTATCGGCCGGGCTTTCCGGCACTGCCGCGGTGTAAGCGGCGCCAGGAGCAGTGCGCGTGACAGAAGTGTTCGAAGGGCGGGTTCCGCGTGCAAGATGATCGGCAGTCCTGCTCGGGCCGGGTGAGTGGTCGAACACCACGATGCCCGCGCTGCCTGTGTCGGGTAACCGCGGAACCGAAACCCGTGCATCAACGGGGAGCCAGGTCGTGATCTGGCCGCTCTAGCAGCTCAAGTCCGACAGGGCTGCTAGTGCCGGTAACGGTGACGCAGCTGCGGGTGCGAGGCGGCGCGGTGGCCGGGAAAGACGATTCCGCGGTGGAACCCAGGGTGGCTTCTGTGCAGCCCCGAGCGGTGGCCATGGTGGTGTCCGTGGCGATGTCCGAGACGGGCCCGGCCGGAATGGTGACGGGCGCGATGGTGCAGTCCGACGCGATGGTGGCTGCCGGACACGGCGGCGGTGGTGACCAGATGATGACTGGTTCCGTGGTGCTGGCCACCGTGGGTGGCGCATCCGAACAGGAACACGGTGCTCAGCAGAACCAGAAAAGTCTTCGTCATGATGGGCCTCTTGGGGTGCGGGCGCATGTGAAGCGTGCAACGCACGATGGGCGTGTCCTCCCAGTCTGGTTCATCCATCGGCCGACATCATCCGTGGAAATGGCTACGAAAAGGCTATGAAAAGGCTATGAAATGGAGTGGGTCTTCCGGCCGTCCAAACGATTGACGGAGCACCGTTCGGGCTGCGGCTTTCGCGTATTCCCGCAGCGACTGGGTGATGGTTGAATGCAGATATGCCCGGATTTGTGCCGGTGGCCGAACGGATGAGGCGGGTAGGAGAACGGCGATGCTGCTGACGTTGACTGCACTGGTGGTCCTGATCCTGATCACGTTCTGGCTTTACCGCAGCGCACCGGCATGGACCTGGGTCTGGGCGTTTCTGACGCTGGTCGCAATCGGTCTGCTCGCGGTGTTCGATCCGCTGAATCCGCTGACCATCCCACTGCTGGCCGGATGGGCGCTGGTCGGCGTCGCCGCCAATGCCGGTGTGCGCAGGCGCTGGTTCACGGCCCCGCTACTGCGCCGCTTCCGCACCGTGCTGCCGAGATTGTCGGAAACCGAGCAGCAGGCGCTGGAGGCGGGCACGATCGGCTGGGACGCGGAGCTGTTTTCCGGCCGACCTGCCTGGGAGCGGCTGCTCGAGACGCCCCCCGCGCAGCTCGCGGCCGACGAACAGGCGTTTCTGGACGGTCCGGTCGAGGCATTGTGCCGGATGGTCGACGACTGGCAGGTGACCCACCACGATCACGATCTGTCCGCCGAGGCCTGGTCATTCATCCGCTCGCGTGGCTTTTTCGGGATGATCATTCCGAAGGGCTATGGGGGGCTCGGGTTTTCGCACGCCGCGCACTCGGCGGTGGTGATGAAGATCGCCACCCGCAGCGTGACCGCGGCGGTGACCGTGATGGTGCCCAACTCGCTGGGGCCCGGGAAACTGCTGCTGCGCTACGGGACCGACGAACAGAGAGATTACTACTTGCCCCGTCTGGCCCGCGGCGAGGAGATCCCGTGCTTTGCGCTGACCTCGCCGAAGGCAGGGTCGGACGCGGGCGCGATTCCGGATACCGGTGTCGTCTGCCGCGGCATGTGGCAGGGGCGCGAGGTGCTGGGTCTGCGCCTGAACTGGGACAAGCGCTACATCACGCTGGGACCGGTCGCGACCCTGATCGGCCTGGCGTTTCGCTGCCTCGATCCCGACCGCCTGCTGGGAGGGTCGGTCGACCGGGGCATCACCGTTGCGCTGGTGCCGCGCGACACCCCGGGTATCGAGATCGGCAGCCGGCACATCCCCATGGACATCCCGTTCATGAACGGCCCCAATCGGGGGCGCGATGTCTTTCTGCCGCTCACGCAGGTGATCGGGGGCAAGGCGGGGATCGGTCAGGGCTGGCGCATGCTCGTGGAGTCGCTCTCCGAGGGTCGCGGGATCTCTCTGCCGGCGCTGTCGACGGGCGCGGTGAAGAGCGCCGCCCGGTTTACCGGCGCCTATGCCCGGGTGCGCCGCCAGTTCAACCTGCCGATCGGCCGCCTGGAGGGGGTCGAGGAGGCTCTCGCGCGCATCGCCGGTCGCGGCTACCAGATGGAGGCCGCACGCCTGCTGACGCTGGCGGCGCTGGAGCAGGGCGAGCGGCCGGCCGTCGCCTCCGCGATCGTGAAATATCACCTGACCGAGAAATACCGTCAGGTGATCAACGACGCGATGGACATCGAGGGCGGGCGCGGCATCTGCCTGGGTCCGCGCAACCTGCTGGGGCGTGCCTACCAGGCGATTCCGGTCGCGATCACCGTCGAGGGCGCGAACATCCTGACGCGCTCGATGATCATCTTCGGCCAGGGTGCGATCCGTTGCCACCCCTGGGTGTTGAAGGAGTTCCGGGCAGTCCACCACCCCGATTCCGAACAGGGCCTGCGGGAATTCGACCGCGCGCTGCTCGGACACGTCGGTTTCTTGCTGGGTAACGTGGGTCGCAGCCTCGTTCTGGGCTTGAGCCGCGGGCGTTTCGCCCGGGCACCGGCGAGCCGTGCGCGCCGCTACTACCAGACGCTGACCTGGATGAGCACGGCCCTGGCCCTGGCCGCCGACGCGGCGATGATGACGCTGGGTGGGGCACTGAAGCGACACGAACGCCTGTCGGCGCGCATGGGCGACGTGTTCTCCGAACTGTACCTGTCGTCGGCGGTGCTGAAGCGCTTCCACGACGACGGCGAGCCGCCCGAGGACTATCCGCTGGTGCGCTGGGCACTGCAGGACAGCCTGTACCGCATGCAGGAAAGCCTGCGTTCGCTGTACCGCAACCTGCCCAGCCGGCCACTGGCGGCGTTGCTCCGGGTGCTCTGTTTTCCGACTGGCATGGTGTTCTCCGCGCCGGCCGACCGCGCCGACCATGAAGCCGCGGGCGTTCTGCTCGCGCCGTCGCAGGCCCGTGACCGCCTGACCCGAGGGCTGTTCGTGCCACCAGATCCGAAGGCGCCGGCACGCCTGCTCGAAACCGCCTTCCAGCAGGCCGCAGCGCTGGAGTCCCTGGAACGGAGGCTGGCCGCGCTGCGCCGCGAGCACGGCCTCCAGGCCCGTGCCCGGCTGCCGCTGGCGCAGGAGGCGTTCGAGCGTGGGCTGATCCCGGAATCCGACTGGCAGGCACTGAACGCGCACGAGGCATTGGTCGATGAACTGGTGCAGGTCGACGATTTCCCAGCGTTTTCGAGCGGCACCGGCCAAGCGGCGGTGCACAGGCGGGTGCATCAATCCCGAGGTGCTGAACCGGAAAGCCGCCTGAGCGCCATTCGCACGACGAGCGGAGAAGGACGATGACGACACTCACCACGGGGTCAGGCGCACGCCCGGTCTACCTGGTCGATGGTTTGCGCACTCCCTACCTCAAGGTCCGCGACGCGCCGGGAGCGTTTCGCGCCTCGGACCTCGCGGTGGCTGCAGGACGGGCGCTGTTGCTGCGCCAGCCGTTGCGGGCGACCGATCTCGACGAAGTCGTATTCGGTTGCGTGGCCTCTGGGCCGGACGAGGCCAATATCGGGCGCGTCATCGCGCTGCGCCTTGGCTGCGGCCATCGTGTACCCGGATGGACGGTACAGCGCAACTGCGCCTCCGGACTCCAGGCGCTGGACTCCGCAGCCAAGGATATTGCGCTGGGGCGGGCCGATTTGGTGCTCGCCGGGGGTACCGAGGCGATGAGCCATCACCCGGTGCTGTACCGTCCGGAGATGGTGGCCTGGCTCGGCCGCTTCAGCCGGACGCGTGGCGTATGGGGCCGGTTGCGGGAACTGGCGAGGCTGCGCCCCAGCCACCTGAAGCCGGTGATCGGCCTGCTGCGCGGGCTGACGGACCCGGTCGTGGGTCTCAGCATGGGCCAGACGGCCGAGGTTCTGGCTGCCCGCTTCGGGATTGGCCGTGCCGAGATGGATGCGTTCGCGGTGGAGAGTCACCGGCGTCTTGGCGCTGCGGTCGATTCCGGCCGGATGGCTCCGGAACTCGTGACGCTCTATCACCAGGGTCGGATCGTTGACCGGGACGACGGGCTGCGGCCCGATTCCTCGCTGGAGAACCTCGCGAAACTGCATCCCGCGTTCGACCGGCCTCACGGCAGCGTCACCGCGGGAAACTCGGCCCAGATCACCGACGGGGCAGCCTGCATGCTGCTGGCCTCGGCGGACGCGGTCGAACGCCACGGACTCGTTGCCCGGGCCCGGGTCGTGGATGTCGCCTGGGCCGGCCTGGACCCCGCCCAGATGGGTCTCGGCCCCGCGTATGCGATCGAGCGGCTGCTGTCGCGTACGGGGCTGGAAATCCCGGCGATCGATTACTGGGAAATCAACGAGGCGTTTGCGGCGCAGGTGCTGGCCTGTCTGCGGGCCTTGGTCGACCCGGACTTCTGCCGAAGCGAACTCGGGCGGGACAAACCCATGGTCCCGATCGACCCCGAGCGTCTGAACGTCGACGGTGGTGCGATCAGCCTGGGACATCCCGTGGGCAGCAGCGGCGCGCGGATCACCTGGCATCTGCTGCGCACGCTGGAGGCGCGCCGCGCGCAACGCGGCGTGGCCAGCCTCTGCATCGGGGGCGGGCAGGGTGGTGCGGTGCTGCTCGAACGAACAGACGCGGGCGTACCGGGAGAATCCTGATGAAACACTGGACACTGGACCGATCGGACGACGGGATTGCCTGGCTGACCTTCGATCAGGCGGGGACGCCGGTCAATACCCTCGGGACCGAAACGCTCGAAGAGCTGGAGCAGGCGTTGACGCTTTGCGAGCGGGAACCGCTCGTGGGCCTGTTGATCCGCTCGGCCAAGGCCGGCGGCTTCGTCGCAGGCGCTGACGTCAAGACGTTTCCAGAGCTGCGCGACGCGGGGCAGGCCCGGACCCTGATGCGTCGTGCGCACGAGATCCTGCAGCACCTCGAGCGTCTACCGTTCCCGAGCGTGGCCATGGTCCACGGCTACTGCCTGGGGGGCGGCCTCGAGTTGGCGCTGGCCTGCACCGCCAGGGTGGCGACCTCGGAACCGGAGACCCGGATCGGCTTTCCGGAAATCCGCCTCGGCATCTTCCCGGGGTTCGGCGGCACGGCGCGCGCGATCGAGCGCGCGGGCCACCTGGCCGCGATGGACCTGATGCTGAGCGGTCGCAGCGTATCCGGCCGGGCCGCCCGGAAGCTCGGCGTCGTGGACGACTGCGTGCCGCGGCGTCATCTCGAGACCGCGGCACGTCGGCTGCTCGAACGCCCGCCGCGCCGGCGCAGGGCCACCGGCTGGCAGCAGGTGGCCGGCTGGCCCGGCCTGCGCTCGCTCGCGGCCGCGCGGATGCGGCGTGCCGCGGGCCGACACGCGGACCCGGCGCACTACCCGGCGCCTGGCGCGCTGATCGATCACTGGCGCCGAAACGCCGGGAAACGTGAGGCGTTACTCCGGGGCGAGATCGAGACGGTGCCGGAGCTGCTGACCGGGCGAGTCGCGCAGAATCTCATGCGCTTGTTTCTGTTGCGGGAACGGCTCAGGAGTGCCGGCGATCACCCGCCGCCACGGCCTGGTCACCTGCACGTGATCGGCGCCGGGGTCATGGGCGGCGACATCGCCGCCTGGGCCGCGTCGCACGGCCTCCGGGTCAGTCTCCAGGACCAGGCGCCGGAACCGCTGGCGCGGGCCCTGGCGCGGGGCCGGGAGTTCCTGGAACGGAAGCTGCGCGACCCGCTGCGTGTGCGCGAGGCAATGGACCGCCTGATCCCGGACGTGGCGGGGGACGGCGTGCGCCACGCCGAGGTCGTCCTCGAGGCGATTGTCGAGAACGTCGAAGCGAAACAGGCGGTCTATCGGCAGGCGCTCCCGCAGATGAAGCCAGGGGCCCTCCTCGCGACCAATACATCGAGCATCACGCTGGAAACCCTGACCGCCGGGATGGACGCACCGGGGCGACTGGTCGGCCTGCATTTCTTCAACCCAGTGGCAAAGATGCCGCTGGTGGAGGTCATCCACGGTAGCGAAACCGACCCCGAAGCGGTGCGCACGGCCCAGTCGCTGGCCCGCCACCTCGACAAGGTGCCGGTGCCCGTGCGCAGCAACCCGGGCTTCCTGGTCAACCGCATCCTGATGCCATATTTGCTGGAGGCCGTGGCACTGTTCGAAGAGGGGGTGCGTGCCGAGACGGTTGACCGTGCGGCGACCGCATTCGGCATGCCGATGGGCCCGCTGGAACTCGCGGACACCGCGGGCCTCGATATCTGCCTGTCGGTGGCCGAGAAGATGTCCGGGCTCCTGAGGACGCCGGTGCCCGAGTCGTTGCGGCGGCGGGTCGCGGCCGGTCAGCTGGGGCGCAAGAGCGGCGAGGGCTACTATCACTGGCCGTTGACGCGCCCGCGTGGAGCGAGGGCACCCGGCTTCACGCGGGAACAGCAGGATCGTCTGATTCTGCGCCTGCTGAACGAGGCGGTGGCCTGCCTGCGCGAGGACGTGGTGGCCTCGGCGGACGAGCTCGACGCGGGTGTGGTGTTCGGTACCGGCTTCGCGCCCTTCCGGGGCGGACCGCTGCGCCATATCCGGGAGAGCGGGCCACGCGGGCTGCACGAGCGCCTGCTGGCGCTGCGCCAGCGTCTCGGCGACCGCTTCAGCCCGGACCCGGGATGGGACGCCCTGAACACCGGAGGGGACCCATGAAACACCTGGGCTCTCTGGTCGGCCTGTTCACCGGGCAGGGCCCGGGGAGGAGGGAGCTGCACCTCCCTGAGCGCACCCGGGATGCGGCGTCCATCGCGCTCGGGCCGCGAACGACGCTGGACGCGGTCTTGCGCGAACGCGTGCGGCGCAGTCCCGACGCGCCCGCACACCTGCAGTTCGACCCGTCACTCGGGACCTGGCGCAGCTTCACGTGGCAGGACTTCGCAGCCGACGTGGCCCGCTGGCAGCAGCTGCTCCGTTCCCTGGCGCTGAAACCCGGCGACCGGGTGGCGATGATGCTG contains these protein-coding regions:
- a CDS encoding acyl-CoA dehydrogenase; the protein is MLLTLTALVVLILITFWLYRSAPAWTWVWAFLTLVAIGLLAVFDPLNPLTIPLLAGWALVGVAANAGVRRRWFTAPLLRRFRTVLPRLSETEQQALEAGTIGWDAELFSGRPAWERLLETPPAQLAADEQAFLDGPVEALCRMVDDWQVTHHDHDLSAEAWSFIRSRGFFGMIIPKGYGGLGFSHAAHSAVVMKIATRSVTAAVTVMVPNSLGPGKLLLRYGTDEQRDYYLPRLARGEEIPCFALTSPKAGSDAGAIPDTGVVCRGMWQGREVLGLRLNWDKRYITLGPVATLIGLAFRCLDPDRLLGGSVDRGITVALVPRDTPGIEIGSRHIPMDIPFMNGPNRGRDVFLPLTQVIGGKAGIGQGWRMLVESLSEGRGISLPALSTGAVKSAARFTGAYARVRRQFNLPIGRLEGVEEALARIAGRGYQMEAARLLTLAALEQGERPAVASAIVKYHLTEKYRQVINDAMDIEGGRGICLGPRNLLGRAYQAIPVAITVEGANILTRSMIIFGQGAIRCHPWVLKEFRAVHHPDSEQGLREFDRALLGHVGFLLGNVGRSLVLGLSRGRFARAPASRARRYYQTLTWMSTALALAADAAMMTLGGALKRHERLSARMGDVFSELYLSSAVLKRFHDDGEPPEDYPLVRWALQDSLYRMQESLRSLYRNLPSRPLAALLRVLCFPTGMVFSAPADRADHEAAGVLLAPSQARDRLTRGLFVPPDPKAPARLLETAFQQAAALESLERRLAALRREHGLQARARLPLAQEAFERGLIPESDWQALNAHEALVDELVQVDDFPAFSSGTGQAAVHRRVHQSRGAEPESRLSAIRTTSGEGR
- a CDS encoding thioredoxin domain-containing protein, whose translation is MAMRQSPTWMPRAPVFLAAVLALLLSAGLQAAGSPAPKVLAVLMYADWCQSCKILDPKLQAVRAEFNQSDILFLRFDFTDEGTTHQSSMLAQTLDLGELYERNGGRTGYMALVDGATGAIVTLITAGHSETDIQNLLREVAGG
- a CDS encoding acetyl-CoA C-acetyltransferase, producing MTTLTTGSGARPVYLVDGLRTPYLKVRDAPGAFRASDLAVAAGRALLLRQPLRATDLDEVVFGCVASGPDEANIGRVIALRLGCGHRVPGWTVQRNCASGLQALDSAAKDIALGRADLVLAGGTEAMSHHPVLYRPEMVAWLGRFSRTRGVWGRLRELARLRPSHLKPVIGLLRGLTDPVVGLSMGQTAEVLAARFGIGRAEMDAFAVESHRRLGAAVDSGRMAPELVTLYHQGRIVDRDDGLRPDSSLENLAKLHPAFDRPHGSVTAGNSAQITDGAACMLLASADAVERHGLVARARVVDVAWAGLDPAQMGLGPAYAIERLLSRTGLEIPAIDYWEINEAFAAQVLACLRALVDPDFCRSELGRDKPMVPIDPERLNVDGGAISLGHPVGSSGARITWHLLRTLEARRAQRGVASLCIGGGQGGAVLLERTDAGVPGES
- a CDS encoding 3-hydroxyacyl-CoA dehydrogenase NAD-binding domain-containing protein — encoded protein: MKHWTLDRSDDGIAWLTFDQAGTPVNTLGTETLEELEQALTLCEREPLVGLLIRSAKAGGFVAGADVKTFPELRDAGQARTLMRRAHEILQHLERLPFPSVAMVHGYCLGGGLELALACTARVATSEPETRIGFPEIRLGIFPGFGGTARAIERAGHLAAMDLMLSGRSVSGRAARKLGVVDDCVPRRHLETAARRLLERPPRRRRATGWQQVAGWPGLRSLAAARMRRAAGRHADPAHYPAPGALIDHWRRNAGKREALLRGEIETVPELLTGRVAQNLMRLFLLRERLRSAGDHPPPRPGHLHVIGAGVMGGDIAAWAASHGLRVSLQDQAPEPLARALARGREFLERKLRDPLRVREAMDRLIPDVAGDGVRHAEVVLEAIVENVEAKQAVYRQALPQMKPGALLATNTSSITLETLTAGMDAPGRLVGLHFFNPVAKMPLVEVIHGSETDPEAVRTAQSLARHLDKVPVPVRSNPGFLVNRILMPYLLEAVALFEEGVRAETVDRAATAFGMPMGPLELADTAGLDICLSVAEKMSGLLRTPVPESLRRRVAAGQLGRKSGEGYYHWPLTRPRGARAPGFTREQQDRLILRLLNEAVACLREDVVASADELDAGVVFGTGFAPFRGGPLRHIRESGPRGLHERLLALRQRLGDRFSPDPGWDALNTGGDP